The following proteins come from a genomic window of Lachnoclostridium phytofermentans ISDg:
- a CDS encoding DUF1622 domain-containing protein has protein sequence MEFLHETLRVIVDIAILLFEYVGVLILILSGIRGVFQYFRRNELTRLNLAKGMAMGLEFKLGSEILRTVIVRDFQEILTVGSIILLRAALTFLIHWEIKNEEINAVEKIEGHEKN, from the coding sequence ATGGAGTTTTTACATGAAACGCTAAGGGTTATCGTTGATATAGCAATTCTTTTGTTTGAATACGTAGGTGTATTAATTTTAATATTATCGGGAATACGTGGAGTATTTCAATATTTTCGGAGGAATGAATTAACAAGACTAAATCTTGCCAAAGGTATGGCAATGGGGTTAGAGTTTAAGCTTGGAAGCGAGATATTGCGTACTGTTATTGTAAGAGATTTTCAGGAAATTCTTACTGTGGGTAGCATTATATTATTAAGAGCTGCTTTAACATTTTTAATCCATTGGGAAATAAAAAATGAAGAAATAAATGCGGTTGAAAAAATTGAAGGACACGAGAAAAATTGA
- a CDS encoding hydratase, whose amino-acid sequence MIKLLDQGAYVINGQTVIEENHEAYEILKMKTGKDVTKQEAAKNTIAYDILAAHNTSDNMEKLKIKFDKLTSHDITFVGIIQTARASGLTQFPVPYVLTNCHNSLCAVGGTINEDDHMFGLSCAKKYGGMYVPPHQAVIHQFAREMLAGGGKMALGSDSHTRHGALGTMAMGEGGPEIVKQLLNKTYDINMPKVVGVYLTGAPRKGVGPQDIALAIIGAVFANGYVNNKVMEFIGDGIKNLSVDYRIGIDVMTTETTCLSSIWVTDDKVKEFYEIHNRAEEYKELAPKDIAYYDGLIYVDLSEIKPMIAMPFHPSNVYTIDELNANLDDILTEVEKKALISLDNNKVKYTLRDKVRNGRLYVDQGVIAGCAGGGFENICDAADILNGKYIGADEFSLSVYPASQPIYMELVKNGSVATLMQTGATIRTAFCGPCFGAGDVPANNGFSIRHSTRNFPNREGSKITNGQVASVALMDARSIAATAANQGYLTSAEDIDVNFSKPRYFFDSKIYENRVYDGVGKPDETAEIKFGPGIVDWPAMESLTDDLVLKVVSVIHDPVTTTDELIPSGETSSYRSNPLGLAEFTLSRKDPAYVGRAKEIQLAEIARQTADSTEDIYNANYEIKEVFTKINQKFEVDPKKTEIGSVIYAVKPGDGSAREQAASCQKVLGGLANIAKEYATKRYRSNLINWGMLPFLWKEEIPFQNGDYLFVKDIKKAIENRENEIKAYVVNEGMKEFTLTLGELTDDERDIILKGCLINYYRN is encoded by the coding sequence ATGATTAAATTATTAGATCAAGGTGCATATGTAATCAATGGTCAGACTGTGATTGAAGAGAATCATGAAGCATACGAAATTCTTAAAATGAAGACTGGTAAAGATGTAACCAAGCAAGAGGCAGCAAAAAATACGATTGCTTATGATATATTGGCTGCACATAATACTTCCGATAATATGGAAAAGCTAAAAATTAAGTTTGATAAACTTACTTCACATGATATAACTTTCGTAGGAATCATTCAGACTGCACGAGCAAGCGGGCTGACACAGTTTCCGGTACCTTATGTATTGACTAACTGTCATAACAGTTTATGTGCAGTCGGAGGCACAATTAATGAAGATGATCATATGTTTGGACTTTCCTGTGCAAAAAAATATGGCGGAATGTATGTTCCACCACATCAGGCAGTCATCCATCAATTTGCCCGTGAAATGTTAGCTGGTGGCGGTAAGATGGCTCTTGGTTCAGATAGCCATACCCGTCACGGAGCTCTAGGTACGATGGCAATGGGTGAAGGTGGGCCTGAAATCGTAAAACAGTTATTAAACAAAACTTATGATATTAACATGCCTAAGGTTGTTGGTGTATATCTAACCGGAGCTCCAAGAAAGGGCGTAGGGCCTCAGGACATCGCTTTAGCTATCATCGGTGCAGTTTTTGCAAATGGTTATGTTAATAATAAAGTAATGGAATTCATCGGTGATGGAATCAAAAATTTAAGTGTGGACTATCGTATCGGTATTGATGTTATGACGACAGAAACCACCTGTCTTTCTTCTATCTGGGTAACGGATGATAAGGTGAAAGAATTTTATGAAATTCATAATCGTGCAGAGGAATACAAAGAACTTGCACCTAAGGATATCGCATACTACGATGGATTGATTTACGTTGATCTATCAGAAATCAAACCAATGATTGCAATGCCATTCCATCCAAGTAATGTCTATACCATTGACGAATTAAACGCAAATCTAGATGATATTCTTACAGAGGTTGAGAAGAAGGCACTCATCAGTCTTGATAATAATAAGGTGAAATATACCTTAAGAGATAAAGTCCGTAATGGAAGATTATATGTTGACCAAGGTGTTATTGCTGGTTGTGCAGGTGGTGGTTTTGAAAATATCTGCGATGCAGCGGATATCTTAAACGGAAAATATATTGGTGCGGATGAATTTTCCTTGAGTGTTTATCCAGCCAGCCAGCCAATTTATATGGAACTTGTGAAAAATGGTTCTGTAGCAACGTTAATGCAAACTGGTGCAACGATTCGTACTGCATTTTGCGGACCATGTTTTGGAGCTGGAGATGTTCCTGCTAACAATGGCTTCAGTATTCGTCATTCTACTAGAAACTTCCCAAATCGTGAAGGTTCTAAGATTACCAATGGTCAAGTAGCATCGGTAGCACTTATGGATGCACGTTCCATTGCAGCAACGGCTGCAAATCAAGGATATCTGACCTCAGCGGAAGATATCGATGTGAACTTTTCAAAACCTCGCTATTTCTTTGATAGCAAGATTTATGAAAACCGTGTATACGATGGTGTTGGTAAGCCGGATGAGACAGCAGAGATTAAGTTTGGACCTGGAATTGTAGATTGGCCTGCTATGGAAAGTCTTACCGATGATTTAGTTTTAAAGGTGGTTTCCGTGATACATGATCCTGTAACTACAACCGATGAATTAATTCCATCTGGTGAAACTTCCTCTTACCGTTCCAATCCTTTAGGATTAGCAGAATTTACATTATCAAGAAAAGATCCAGCTTATGTAGGTCGTGCAAAAGAAATTCAACTTGCAGAGATTGCTAGACAGACTGCTGATTCTACCGAGGATATCTACAATGCAAATTATGAGATAAAAGAAGTATTTACTAAGATCAATCAGAAATTTGAGGTAGATCCTAAGAAGACGGAAATTGGTAGTGTGATTTATGCAGTTAAACCAGGAGATGGATCCGCAAGAGAACAAGCAGCAAGCTGCCAAAAAGTACTCGGAGGTCTTGCTAATATTGCAAAAGAATATGCTACAAAGAGATATCGTAGTAATTTAATTAATTGGGGTATGCTACCATTCTTGTGGAAAGAAGAAATCCCATTTCAGAATGGTGATTACTTATTTGTTAAGGATATTAAAAAAGCAATCGAAAATAGAGAAAACGAGATTAAAGCGTATGTAGTAAATGAGGGCATGAAGGAGTTTACTCTTACCCTTGGAGAATTAACGGATGATGAACGAGATATTATCTTAAAGGGTTGCTTAATAAATTATTATAGAAACTAA
- a CDS encoding MATE family efflux transporter: protein MSKAGLSKKDERFREFALHGSLWKVVFSVGFPLALYQTLSLVFRLLDTMMASHISAESVSAVAYLSQINNLLSAVGGGLAIGGSLEISKAYGAGDFEMVKKRVNSLLGLCGMLGLVVLTMVPFSGTILRFANTPKELIGIGSRYFSIELVAMVITYINNVYIAVERARGNTKRILNLNMMIIVVKLSLTALFIYVLHGDIQMIAIADVAAQSVMLVAAIVNLNKKGNAFGFSLKSISFKKPVIGPMLTLSGPVMVEKAAFSFGKVIVNSMSGQYGPLAVGALGISNNIGAVTTGPQNGFQESGAAIISQNLGANQVKRALDTFKRVLAINLMIGVLGLVTTLVFLKPFSFIFASSSSGFDTEFQNMIIEMYKFECIGSCIPLGINAAVISLLLGFGYTKYTLLINFCRVFAFRIPVLYALQKFTNMGAKSCGVVMCISNISVTVLSSIIAFFVIVRICKEHNIKFWAKEEQTQGEELSPISSCEE, encoded by the coding sequence ATGTCAAAGGCGGGGTTGTCAAAAAAGGACGAACGATTTCGTGAGTTCGCATTGCATGGGAGTCTATGGAAAGTAGTATTTTCGGTAGGATTTCCGCTAGCGTTATATCAAACGTTAAGCTTGGTATTTCGTTTACTAGATACGATGATGGCCTCTCATATTAGCGCAGAGTCTGTTTCAGCAGTAGCATATCTGTCTCAGATTAACAATTTATTGTCTGCAGTGGGTGGAGGACTTGCCATTGGTGGCAGTCTTGAAATTAGTAAGGCGTATGGCGCTGGTGACTTTGAGATGGTGAAAAAAAGGGTAAACAGTCTCTTAGGTCTATGCGGAATGCTTGGGCTTGTAGTTCTAACGATGGTACCATTTTCAGGGACGATTTTACGGTTCGCGAATACACCGAAAGAATTGATTGGGATTGGTAGCAGATATTTTTCGATTGAACTCGTCGCAATGGTAATTACCTATATTAATAACGTTTATATCGCTGTTGAACGTGCAAGGGGTAATACCAAGCGTATCTTGAATTTAAATATGATGATTATTGTTGTTAAACTTTCTTTGACAGCATTATTTATATATGTTTTGCATGGTGACATTCAGATGATAGCAATTGCAGATGTTGCTGCTCAGTCTGTTATGTTGGTTGCTGCTATTGTAAATCTAAATAAAAAGGGAAATGCTTTTGGCTTCTCACTAAAGAGTATCAGTTTTAAAAAACCAGTAATTGGCCCGATGCTTACGTTATCAGGACCTGTAATGGTGGAAAAGGCCGCCTTTTCCTTTGGAAAAGTTATTGTGAATTCGATGAGTGGTCAATATGGTCCGCTGGCGGTTGGAGCACTTGGCATATCGAATAATATCGGTGCGGTTACGACTGGACCACAGAATGGATTTCAGGAAAGTGGAGCTGCAATTATCAGCCAAAATCTTGGAGCGAATCAAGTAAAACGTGCATTAGACACATTTAAACGAGTTTTGGCGATTAATCTGATGATTGGTGTATTGGGATTGGTTACAACGTTAGTATTCTTAAAGCCATTCAGTTTTATCTTTGCAAGTTCATCGAGTGGTTTTGATACTGAATTTCAAAACATGATTATAGAAATGTATAAATTTGAGTGTATTGGAAGTTGTATACCTCTAGGTATCAATGCTGCGGTTATTTCGCTATTATTAGGATTCGGATATACAAAATACACGTTATTAATAAATTTCTGTCGAGTATTTGCGTTTCGTATCCCGGTACTTTATGCTTTACAGAAATTCACGAATATGGGAGCAAAAAGCTGTGGAGTGGTTATGTGTATCAGTAATATTTCGGTTACCGTATTATCCTCCATCATAGCTTTCTTTGTTATAGTGCGGATATGCAAAGAACATAACATAAAGTTCTGGGCAAAAGAGGAGCAGACACAAGGGGAAGAGTTATCGCCAATTTCCTCCTGTGAGGAGTAA
- a CDS encoding helix-turn-helix transcriptional regulator — translation MDPNQDLKITRIKRDPYFSMKDAHLHNFYEMYYLLSGTRRFFVNDTLYNVSKGELILIEEGALHRTTYISGGSHERICITFSKSFLQPLFQEFGEEAVLKCFSQPYVRIPQSRREYFEDLISKAHREMMYQDTYSLYLASSHVYELILFILRLNSISKQDDITPYDASPDDQIMEKAAKYICSNYQSPVTLEETAAYCNMSTTYFSKKFKAVTGFGFKEYLISIRIREASRLLLHTKLPITEIALLSGFNDSNYFGDVFKRMKGISPCKYRKNKEIV, via the coding sequence ATGGACCCTAATCAAGACTTAAAGATTACAAGAATAAAACGTGATCCGTATTTTAGCATGAAAGATGCTCATCTACATAACTTTTATGAAATGTACTATCTTTTATCAGGTACAAGACGTTTTTTTGTGAATGATACTTTATACAATGTCTCTAAGGGAGAACTTATATTGATTGAAGAAGGGGCTCTGCACCGGACTACCTACATCTCGGGTGGTTCCCATGAACGAATTTGTATTACCTTTTCCAAATCCTTTTTACAACCTTTGTTTCAAGAATTCGGTGAGGAAGCTGTATTAAAGTGTTTTTCGCAACCATATGTACGAATACCTCAGAGCAGACGCGAGTATTTTGAAGACTTAATCTCAAAGGCACATCGTGAAATGATGTACCAGGATACCTATTCCCTCTATCTCGCAAGTAGTCATGTGTACGAACTCATTTTATTTATCTTACGGTTAAATTCTATCTCAAAGCAAGATGACATTACTCCGTATGACGCTTCCCCAGATGATCAAATCATGGAAAAAGCGGCAAAATATATATGCAGTAATTATCAATCCCCTGTTACTTTAGAAGAGACTGCAGCTTACTGTAATATGAGTACTACTTATTTTTCCAAAAAATTCAAGGCCGTGACTGGGTTTGGTTTTAAAGAATATTTGATTAGTATCAGAATAAGAGAAGCATCGAGACTTTTACTTCATACGAAGTTACCTATCACAGAAATCGCATTATTAAGCGGTTTTAATGATAGTAATTACTTTGGCGATGTCTTCAAGCGTATGAAAGGGATTTCTCCATGCAAATATCGTAAAAATAAAGAGATAGTGTAG